Proteins from a single region of Harmonia axyridis chromosome 4, icHarAxyr1.1, whole genome shotgun sequence:
- the LOC123678785 gene encoding ribonuclease H2 subunit B: MPRVKSSPKKCIKTNVQNPTNSWVFLLKGEALELSDQYTGTGTPDIVTLRHPNTGESAIFLFSPANNSVQEILTFNEGKRSWFIEESVKSDGKMQLSTPIDPIFLVLPYLRKHCINQAIPLDQLLRDEEYPETERLLKSSGLKYLNLIADRKGDEELNAFKYNEEKTLSWLKKKTERVADILKQKNINVGGGAVSATFIKSKTESFDNDAYLKYAHGIVSEYLMEDLSSKLLKYLNLPEENNLKRKSTSNQSQPDAKKPKIEDENKSSTSNVLDLSKPEPKPKTSLSSKDKARLKAASSSKSITSFFKKC, from the exons ATGCCCCGTGTCAAAAGTTCACCGAAAAAATGCATCAAAACGAACGTACAAAATCCAACAAACTCATGGGTGTTTTTACTGAAAG GTGAAGCCTTGGAATTATCTGACCAATACACCGGTACTGGAACTCCTGATATCGTAACTCTGAGGCATCCAAATACAGGGGAATCGGCGATATTCCTATTTTCGCCAGCTAACAATTCGGTACAAGAGATTCTTACATTCAATGAAGGTAAAAGATCTTGGTTTATTGAGGAGTCAGTCAAAAGTGATGGTAAAATGCAGCTTTCAACCCCAattgatccaatatttctaG ttcttccttATTTACGAAAGCACTGCATTAATCAAGCAATACCCTTGGATCAATTACTGAGGGACGAAGAATATCCAGAAACTGAAAGACTTTTGAAATCTAGTGGACTCAAGTATTTGAACTTAATTGCTGATCGTAAG GGAGATGAAGAACTTAATGCATTTAAGTATAATGAAGAGAAAACCTTGTCTTGGTTGAAGAAGAAGACTGAAAGGGTTGCAGACATTCTAAAGCAGAAAAACATAAATGTTGGAGGCGGAGCCGTTTCAGCGACATTTATCAAATCAAAAACCGAATCTTTTGACAATGATGCATATCTGAAATACGCCCATGGAATAGTTTCAGAATATTTAATGGAAGAtttgagctcaaaattattgaaatatttaaatcttcccgaagaaaataatttgaaacgtAAAAGTACAAGTAATCAATCACAGCCAGATGCAAAAAAACCTAAAATTGAAGACGAGAACAAAAGTAGTACTTCCAATGTTCTAGATTTAAGTAAACCAGAACCTAAACCTAAAACATCGCTGAGTTCTAAAGATAAAGCTCGACTTAAAGCTGCTAGTAGTAGCAAATCAATAACTTCGTTCTTTAAAAAGTGCTGA